The segment CCTTTGCAGCTTCCGCACATGCTGTTCTACGGCCCGCCTGGCACCGGGAAGACCACCACCGCGCTTGCCATTGCTTACCAGCTCTACGGGTAACTCAATTCTTGTTGGCAACtgtttacttgaatttttctcttTATGAGAATCTTGTTTTGGTTCGGTTGAAATTGGCTTATCTTAGTAATCTTGGAAGAGGTGGTAATTCTCAATGCAATGGGAGCATTAGATAGGCTGCGCTGGGGGTGAATCACTTAACTTTTGAGACATTAGAATTGATAACCTTAATTTGGAGTATGTAATACTGCGGAAATGCCAAAAAAAGGGGATCAAATGCCAGAAATTGGCAAGGATATGAAGCTTCTGCACAAAGTTCGACCTTCATTATCTTGggtattttgtttattttggcaAATATTGGTATACATCTTTGTAGGCAGGCGTTCCAAAAGTGGGTACAATTAGTTTGATGACATGGTTGATCCTAGTCCTGCATATTACAATACTAATCGGACCACTGGATCAATGTGTTTGAATGATGTATGGTGAAATGGTAGttcaagtttaaaatttggATTGTTGAAATGTTGAGATCTGTTATAATTTTGTTCACTCATCAGCCATTTTCATTGTTTCTGGGCTAGGTAATTTATTCTTGCATCTCTCACAGGCCCCTTTTTTCTTGTTGAGTTGTTACCACTTCACTTGCTTGATTAGAATCTCACTTGCTTGATTAGAATCTATTCGATGTGTGTAATGGTTCATGTCTTACCAATGATAATTGGAGGCGGTCAGATGTATGGAGGGAAATCTAGAGaatcaaaattttcatgtgGAATAGCACATATGAATTAAGGGAAAAAATAATACTGAAACAGTTTGTTAGGAGGAAATTTGATTAGATTGAGTAGTAGCGAagtttattctctttttttttcaactgatAATGAGCACTATAGTGATTGAGATTATCTGTCTGCCAATTTTGCTCTTCTAATATGGTGGTTACTTCCTAAATTCATTTGCAAGAAAAACCCCATTCTAATCATGACTACTAAATAATGAAATAACATTAAGAGGATATGTTTTCTGCAAATAGTGCAAGGTTGTTCTCAGTAAGTTTGGGACTCATGATAGTTTTTTCGTACTATTTGGATGATGCAGTCCAGAGCTCTACAAGTCAAGAGTTCTAGAACTTAATGCTAGTGATGATCGTGGAATTAATGTGGTGAGGACTAAGATCAAGGActttgctgctgttgctgttggtTCTGCACGAAAAGGGTAATTTAACCAAAACTAGGGACCTTTCAGTTTCCATCTGTAGTTGCATTCTTGACTAGTTTGTTTTTGCGATGGCCTTCAGCGGTTATCCCTGCCCACCATACAAGATTATTATACTAGATGAAGCAGATTCGATGACAGAAGATGCCCAGGTATAGACAACAGGCAGAACGCTAAAAGCCTTGTTGCTGCAGAACCGTGCGTTGATGATGTCTTATATCTGTCTGTAGAATGCTTTAAGGCGTACTATGGAGACTTACTCCAAAGTGACAAGATTCTTTTTCATATGCAATTACATCAGCAGGTATTAGTttgtttctccttttttccccctGTGGATCTTTATTTGAGTTTATGTAATTCATTATCCTAATGTGTAATACAGGATAATAGAACCACTTGCATCAAGATGTGCAAAGTTTAGATTCAAGCCTCTTTCAGAAGAAGTAATGAGCAATCgcattttgcatatatgcaatGAAGAAGGGCTCAGTCTTGATGCTCAGGTAACTGTACTGCATTCACTTCAAAATCTAAATCTACATTTAAATATCCGCATTTTTGCTAacacttctttttatttttcataatagGCATTGGCTACACTAAGCACCATCTCTAATGGTGACCTCCGCCGTGCTATAACCTATCTTCAGGTATGGTTTACCTAGTTTGGCGTTTGCATTATGTGGTTTATTTATATTAATCTTAATTTAATAtaccttttgttttttgttgCAGAGCGCTGCTCGCTTATTTggatcttctatttcttctacTGACTTGATTAGTGTTTCAGGGGTACATTACCACTCATTTCTGTTCCCTTGCAAATGCCTAAACTTACATGTGTCATTTATTTTGCTATTCTATGTTTGAGTCTGTACAAAGTCACGCTTACTTGATGACATTGTTTTCCTGAAAGTAGCAAAGTGGATTTTGCACCATTTTGTTAACAAGATCCTGTGCACGTGGTGATCAAATTGTTTAATTGAGAGAAATTCGGTGTACTTGTAACCTGGAAAAACTTCTCTCATGTCATGATAAATTTTAGTGTGCAAGTAGTTTGTGATTGGTATAAGTAGTCCAGGGAACCTTATTTTATGGGAGGTTAAATTATTTTGCTCATCTTGTTTGTCCATATGTCAGGCTATCCCTGAAGACGTTGTCAAGTCATTGCTTGCATCTTGCAAATCTGGTGAATTTGATGTGGCAAACAAGGAAGTCAATAATATTATTGCAGATGGATACCCCGTTTCACAGTTGATCTCACAGGTCATCTCTATTTAATTTAAATCTAGATATGTGCTGTTTTCACCTTGTCATTTGCTAACCTAACTACTCCGTGCAGTTTCTAGATGTGATAGTTAATGCCGATGATATTCCAGATGAGCAGAAGGCAAGAATATGTAAAAAGCTTGGGGAAGCAGATAAGGTTTGTCCTACTGggtttctcttctgtttttgTTATTCTTTCCTACTCCCTTCGCCTCCTTATGAAAGTGGTTTATGTGGACAATTATATATGACAAACATAGAAATAAATCTTGCtttgggaccgagggagtagaTGCTTGTTCCACTATATCTATAGATTTACTTTACCGAACAAGTCTTTGTAAGATCCTTCTTGTCATCATGAGGTGAATGTTTGTGACTAAAAACTTAGAAGGCAACATTGTATACAATGTACCATAGATGATTGTAATGAAGGATTGAATTTTCTGTTTCTATGTTTGTCATATATTCCACATACTGAAGTTCAAATAAAACTGCTAACTTATATGTGGAACAGTTCCAGCAATTTTATGTGTACATCATTAAAAGCATACACTTAATATGATAGCTCTGAAGTATTGTTGCTCCATCCCATTTTTCTCATTCCATTTCTTTTGGAATATGTAGTGCTTGGTCGATGGAGC is part of the Oryza glaberrima chromosome 12, OglaRS2, whole genome shotgun sequence genome and harbors:
- the LOC127756605 gene encoding replication factor C subunit 2, with product MAPLVPSSQPWVEKYRPRQVKDVAHQEEVVRVLTTTLQTADLPHMLFYGPPGTGKTTTALAIAYQLYGPELYKSRVLELNASDDRGINVVRTKIKDFAAVAVGSARKGGYPCPPYKIIILDEADSMTEDAQNALRRTMETYSKVTRFFFICNYISRIIEPLASRCAKFRFKPLSEEVMSNRILHICNEEGLSLDAQALATLSTISNGDLRRAITYLQSAARLFGSSISSTDLISVSGAIPEDVVKSLLASCKSGEFDVANKEVNNIIADGYPVSQLISQFLDVIVNADDIPDEQKARICKKLGEADKCLVDGADEYLQLLDVASETIRALFDMPQTLVF